A window of Nocardia arthritidis genomic DNA:
CCCGCGGCGTTGGTGAAGCAGCGCTTGTCCACTCGGGCATCGGCCGTCGGCGCCCAGACCGTGATGGTGACGAGGGCGGCGACGACGGCGAGCACGCGCCCCGGGTTGATTCGCACGGGTCGAATGCTAGCGATTCTCAGCGTATTTCGATGCGATGAACCCGGCCCGGTATCGCCATTCGGGCCGGGTTCATCGCGGGTGCGGGATCACCCGCGGGCGATGGCCTCGAAAACCTTGGGGTCCACCAGGGTTGAGGTGTCGCCGAGTTCGCGTCCTTCGGCGACGTCGCGCAGTAGGCGGCGCATGATTTTGCCGCTGCGGGTTTTGGGGAGTTCGGGGACGATGTGGATTTCGCGGGGTTTGGCGATGGGGCTGATGTCGCGGGAGACCTGTGCTTTGAGTTCGTCGATGAGTGCGGTGCCGGTGTTGGTGGTTTCGGCGGTGAGGATGACGAAGGCGACGATGCCCTGTCCGGTGGTGGGGTCGCTGGCGCCGACGACGGCGGCTTCGGCGACGCCGGTGTGTCCGACGAGTGCGGATTCGACCTCGGCGGTGGAGATGCGGTGGCCGGATACGTTCATCACGTCGTCCACCCGGCCCAGCAGCCAGAGTGCGCCATCCGTATCGAGTTTCGCGCCGTCGCCCGCGAAATACCAACCGGTGGCGGCGAAGCGCTCCCAGTAGGTCTCGTGGAAGCGGCGCATATCGCCCCAGATGCCGCGCAGCATCGACGGCCACGGCCGGTCGAGTACGAGCAGACCCGAACCGCCGGCGGGGAGTTCGCCGCCGTCCTCGTCGACTATCCGGGCCGAGATGCCGGGCAGCGGTGCCATGGCCGCGCCGGGTTTGGCGGCGGTGACGCCGGGCAGCGGGGAGATCATGATCGCGCCGGTCTCGGTCTGCCACCAGGTGTCCACGATCGGGGTTCGGTTGCCGCCGATCACCTCCCGGTACCAGCGCCAGGCTTCAGGGTTGATCGGCTCGCCGACCGAGCCGAGGAGACGCAGCGAGGACAGGTCGTGTGCGTCCGGAATCTCCCTGCCCCACTTCATGAACGTTCGGACGAGCGTCGGCGCGGTGTAATAGATTGTGACGCCGTACTTTTCGATGATCTCGAAATGCCGGTGCTCATTCGGGGAATTAGGTGTCCCCTCGTAGACCACCTGCGTCGTCCGGTTGGCCAGCGGTCCGTAGACGATGTAGCTGTGCCCGGTGACCCAGCCGATATCGGCGGTGCACCAGTAGACATCTTGTCCCGCTTTGTGATCGAAGACGTAGTGATGGGTGTAAGCGGCCTGGGTCAGGTAACCACCCGAGGTGTGCAGGATGCCCTTCGGCTTACCGGTGGTCCCGGAGGTATAGAGGATGAACAGCGGGTGTTCGGCATCGAATGCCTCGGCCTCGTGCGTAGCGGAGGCCTCGGCCACCGTCTCGTGCCACCACAGATCGCGGCCCTCGGTCCATGGCACCTCGATACCGGTGCGCCGCACCACGAGAACGTGCTCTACCGGCGAACCGGGTTCTCGCAGTGCGGCATCCACTGCGGCTTTCAGTGGTGCGGGGGTGCCGCGTCGCCATTGGCCGTCGGTGGTGATGACCAGGCGGGCCTGGGCGTCGTCGACGCGTT
This region includes:
- the acs gene encoding acetate--CoA ligase, with the translated sequence MTSTTAPATYPPSAEFAAHANADAALYDRAAADRDAFWAEQAGRLHWHQPWSRVLDWSGAPVARWFVDGKLNVAYNCVDRHVLDGHGDQVAIHWEGEPGDSRDITYTQLLHEVSRAANYLTELGLHAGDRVAIYMPMVPEAIVAMLACARLGLTHSVVFAGFSPTALRQRVDDAQARLVITTDGQWRRGTPAPLKAAVDAALREPGSPVEHVLVVRRTGIEVPWTEGRDLWWHETVAEASATHEAEAFDAEHPLFILYTSGTTGKPKGILHTSGGYLTQAAYTHHYVFDHKAGQDVYWCTADIGWVTGHSYIVYGPLANRTTQVVYEGTPNSPNEHRHFEIIEKYGVTIYYTAPTLVRTFMKWGREIPDAHDLSSLRLLGSVGEPINPEAWRWYREVIGGNRTPIVDTWWQTETGAIMISPLPGVTAAKPGAAMAPLPGISARIVDEDGGELPAGGSGLLVLDRPWPSMLRGIWGDMRRFHETYWERFAATGWYFAGDGAKLDTDGALWLLGRVDDVMNVSGHRISTAEVESALVGHTGVAEAAVVGASDPTTGQGIVAFVILTAETTNTGTALIDELKAQVSRDISPIAKPREIHIVPELPKTRSGKIMRRLLRDVAEGRELGDTSTLVDPKVFEAIARG